In the genome of Candidatus Reidiella endopervernicosa, one region contains:
- a CDS encoding L-serine ammonia-lyase: MFISVLELFKIGIGPSSSHTLGPMVAAGRFIEQISQLIPSLPTAEDTQLRCTLRGSLAFTGRGHASDRAVSLGLHGYQARNLLNTNIDLLIKQLWARKQIVLESGHSVGFAPHTDIIFDRGEPLPEHPNGMIFELLNAQGERLAKTTFFSIGGGFISTPEEISGLEAPLIMTPSETCTYPFDSAKSMLQMAEESGQSIAAMKRINERQHLSEQKLNQGIDEIWQSMCTCIERGLTSQGTLPGGLAIKRRASDLYRQLQESPANANINDWLCAYAMAVNEENAAGNMVVTAPTNGAAGVIPAVLYYFMQHENGTPAQVHEFLLTASAIGGLIKHRSSISGAEVGCQGEVGSAAAMAAASLCAIRGGTPEQIENAAEIALEHHLGMTCDPVNGLVQVPCIERNGFGAIKAYTAASLALRGTGEHFMPLDSCIAAMRETGLEMSQKFKETSLGGLAVSITEC; encoded by the coding sequence ATGTTCATCAGTGTCCTCGAGCTTTTCAAAATCGGCATCGGTCCATCCAGCTCGCACACTCTCGGCCCCATGGTTGCGGCCGGACGATTTATTGAGCAGATCAGTCAGCTGATCCCCTCCCTCCCTACCGCAGAAGATACCCAGCTACGCTGCACCCTCAGGGGTTCACTTGCCTTCACCGGCAGAGGCCACGCCTCTGACCGTGCCGTGAGCCTTGGCCTGCACGGTTACCAGGCCAGGAACCTGCTGAACACCAACATCGACCTGCTGATCAAACAGCTTTGGGCGCGAAAGCAGATCGTTCTGGAGAGCGGTCACAGTGTCGGCTTTGCACCGCACACAGACATCATCTTCGATAGGGGTGAGCCCCTGCCCGAGCACCCCAACGGCATGATTTTCGAACTGCTCAACGCACAGGGAGAGAGACTCGCCAAGACTACCTTCTTCTCCATCGGCGGTGGATTTATCAGCACCCCTGAAGAGATCAGCGGTCTGGAAGCACCGCTAATAATGACCCCATCAGAGACATGCACCTACCCCTTCGACTCCGCCAAGAGCATGCTGCAGATGGCCGAAGAGAGCGGCCAATCGATCGCTGCGATGAAACGCATCAATGAGCGCCAACACCTGTCGGAACAGAAGCTAAATCAGGGTATCGATGAGATCTGGCAATCGATGTGCACCTGTATCGAAAGGGGATTGACGAGCCAGGGGACTCTACCCGGTGGGCTCGCCATCAAACGCCGCGCCTCTGACCTCTATCGGCAGCTACAGGAGAGTCCAGCCAATGCGAACATTAACGACTGGCTCTGCGCCTACGCCATGGCCGTTAATGAGGAGAATGCCGCCGGGAACATGGTCGTTACGGCCCCTACCAACGGCGCCGCCGGTGTCATACCCGCCGTACTCTACTACTTCATGCAGCATGAAAACGGCACGCCCGCACAGGTGCACGAGTTTCTGCTCACCGCCAGCGCCATCGGTGGCCTGATTAAACACCGTAGCTCCATCTCCGGTGCCGAGGTCGGTTGTCAGGGTGAGGTCGGTTCAGCCGCCGCCATGGCGGCGGCCAGCCTCTGCGCCATCCGCGGCGGCACGCCCGAGCAGATCGAGAACGCTGCGGAGATTGCACTGGAACACCACCTCGGCATGACCTGCGATCCGGTCAACGGGCTGGTGCAGGTCCCCTGCATTGAACGTAACGGCTTTGGTGCCATCAAGGCCTACACCGCCGCATCGCTCGCCCTGCGCGGCACAGGTGAGCACTTCATGCCGCTGGATAGCTGTATTGCAGCGATGAGAGAGACGGGACTGGAGATGTCGCAAAAATTCAAGGAGACCTCACTCGGCGGGTTAGCGGTGAGTATTACCGAGTGTTAA
- a CDS encoding oxidative damage protection protein has protein sequence MSRMVNCVKLGKESEGLDLPPYPGDLGQKIFDNICKEAWQMWLSQQTMLINENRLTPINPEHRKLLEEQMEKYLFGDGGMKVEGYVPPAE, from the coding sequence ATGAGTCGAATGGTTAACTGTGTGAAGCTGGGCAAAGAGTCCGAGGGGCTCGACCTGCCACCCTATCCGGGCGATCTCGGCCAGAAGATCTTCGATAATATCTGCAAAGAGGCGTGGCAGATGTGGCTAAGTCAGCAGACCATGCTGATCAACGAGAATCGTCTCACCCCGATCAACCCCGAACACCGCAAGCTACTTGAGGAGCAGATGGAGAAGTACCTCTTCGGTGATGGTGGTATGAAGGTTGAGGGTTACGTCCCACCCGCCGAATAG
- the mutY gene encoding A/G-specific adenine glycosylase, with protein MAKQRFADRVLNWFDQHGRKDLPWQQNPNPYRVWLSEIMLQQTQVVTVIPYFDRFIEHFPDLVSLAAAELDEVLHLWSGLGYYARARNLHRCAQQIVNEHAGEFPDDIEAVTALPGIGRSTAGAILALSMHQRHPILDGNVKRVLARYHAVEGWSGKSGVQKQLWAYAETHTPNKRVADYTQAMMDLGATCCTRSQPNCEQCPLVSDCHAHLEGRTTELPSPKPKKSIPTRTTRMALIVNEADEVLLLQRPPNGIWGGLWSFPELTDEDEVEAWCSKHYHCQVEQIETWPVLRHTFSHFHLEITPLLIHTRSCSGGLMEAAQALWYNSRQPNRRGLAAPVTSLLKRLQQNIEGVSNESNG; from the coding sequence TTGGCGAAACAGCGCTTTGCCGATCGCGTCCTGAACTGGTTCGACCAGCACGGGCGCAAGGATCTGCCGTGGCAGCAGAACCCGAACCCCTACCGGGTCTGGCTCTCGGAGATCATGCTGCAGCAGACCCAGGTCGTCACCGTCATCCCCTACTTCGATCGTTTTATCGAACACTTTCCCGATCTCGTTTCACTGGCAGCCGCAGAGCTTGATGAGGTACTGCACCTCTGGTCCGGTCTTGGTTACTACGCCCGCGCCCGCAACCTGCACCGCTGCGCCCAGCAGATCGTTAATGAGCACGCCGGCGAATTTCCCGATGATATCGAAGCGGTTACTGCCCTGCCCGGGATCGGTCGCTCTACTGCCGGTGCGATCCTCGCCCTCTCGATGCATCAGCGCCATCCGATTCTCGATGGCAACGTTAAACGGGTCCTGGCCCGTTACCACGCCGTTGAGGGGTGGTCGGGTAAGAGTGGCGTACAAAAACAGCTGTGGGCCTACGCTGAAACTCACACCCCGAATAAGCGGGTCGCCGACTACACTCAGGCGATGATGGATCTGGGTGCCACCTGCTGTACCCGTAGTCAACCCAACTGTGAGCAGTGCCCACTGGTTTCCGACTGTCATGCCCATCTCGAAGGACGCACCACCGAGCTCCCCTCACCAAAGCCGAAAAAGAGCATCCCAACCCGTACCACGCGTATGGCGCTGATCGTCAACGAAGCGGATGAGGTACTGCTACTGCAACGCCCACCGAATGGCATCTGGGGCGGATTGTGGAGCTTTCCCGAACTCACCGATGAAGACGAGGTCGAGGCATGGTGCAGCAAGCACTACCACTGCCAAGTTGAGCAGATCGAAACGTGGCCGGTGCTGCGTCACACCTTCAGTCACTTCCATCTTGAGATCACCCCGCTGCTGATTCATACCCGTAGCTGCAGCGGGGGCTTGATGGAAGCGGCTCAGGCACTCTGGTATAACAGCCGGCAACCCAACCGACGCGGATTGGCCGCACCGGTTACAAGCCTGTTAAAGAGGCTGCAACAGAACATCGAAGGAGTCAGCAATGAGTCGAATGGTTAA